Proteins from a single region of Gemmatimonadota bacterium:
- a CDS encoding tetratricopeptide repeat protein — protein sequence MKRFGYGLMVWMLFVSNVEPSQMDSVLVDIIKGNYYGAMVRCEDVIAVDSTAADAYRFLGWLQIVTRQGDLQEVGENLRRAIHLKIEDAGAHNDLGVVYFFQRNYSPAIEAFRQAVALRPDETMFYRNLGFVAELAGAYSDAEEAFQAVLERDPTDDLAVYGYGLALVRQARYDEALEAFQKAVHMFSDRKEAHLEIGQLMMMHGKYASAISAYKRATKIDFEDPKGHYGLAQAYQVSGDSLSARHAWESFKFFDERHRHAVRDQYVLPARFDKVADLLDFGDRFVRLGHHDKAIGVYQQAVALVEDPDLPWRFSPEVPVVYLALGQSYQALGDVERARRSYDAAFALGEGGLVSDEALRHRTDMFLCADGLSRDVVEGYERIVAMDPIAFAAFYIYDQISQAQAKTGDLNKCISTYETRADQVAYSAGLLVRLGVAHAVAGDMDAAKALYDQVIGGAEDPRELYLQLSVLYGRAGRKAEAEAMAAKASADVRR from the coding sequence TTGAAAAGATTTGGTTATGGGCTAATGGTGTGGATGCTATTTGTCTCAAATGTTGAGCCGTCACAGATGGACTCGGTGCTGGTCGATATTATCAAGGGCAATTATTACGGGGCAATGGTGCGGTGCGAGGATGTGATCGCAGTTGATTCAACAGCGGCGGATGCGTACCGATTTTTGGGATGGCTTCAGATTGTGACGAGGCAGGGCGATTTGCAAGAGGTAGGGGAGAATTTGCGGCGGGCCATTCATCTGAAAATTGAGGATGCAGGAGCGCATAACGATCTCGGCGTTGTGTATTTTTTTCAGCGTAACTACAGCCCGGCGATTGAAGCATTCAGGCAGGCGGTCGCGCTAAGACCCGATGAGACAATGTTTTACCGAAATCTGGGTTTTGTAGCTGAATTGGCGGGGGCGTATTCCGATGCGGAAGAGGCGTTTCAGGCTGTTTTGGAGCGAGACCCGACGGACGATCTGGCGGTTTACGGATATGGGCTTGCGCTGGTCAGGCAAGCGCGTTATGACGAGGCGCTGGAGGCATTTCAAAAGGCCGTCCACATGTTTTCGGATCGCAAAGAAGCGCATTTAGAAATTGGACAACTCATGATGATGCACGGCAAGTATGCGTCTGCTATATCTGCGTACAAACGGGCGACAAAAATCGATTTTGAAGATCCCAAAGGTCATTATGGACTGGCACAGGCTTATCAGGTATCGGGCGATTCGCTATCGGCGCGGCATGCGTGGGAGTCGTTTAAGTTTTTTGACGAGCGCCATCGGCATGCGGTTCGAGACCAGTATGTGTTGCCCGCGCGATTTGATAAGGTAGCCGATTTGCTGGATTTCGGAGACAGGTTTGTGAGATTGGGGCATCACGATAAGGCTATAGGGGTTTATCAGCAAGCGGTCGCTCTGGTGGAAGATCCAGATTTGCCGTGGCGGTTTAGTCCGGAGGTTCCCGTGGTGTATCTGGCTCTGGGACAGTCCTATCAGGCGTTGGGGGATGTAGAGCGAGCGCGGCGGTCTTATGATGCGGCTTTTGCGCTGGGTGAAGGGGGCCTGGTATCTGACGAGGCTTTGAGGCACAGGACAGATATGTTTTTGTGTGCCGATGGGTTGTCGCGCGATGTGGTGGAGGGATATGAGCGGATTGTGGCTATGGATCCGATTGCCTTTGCCGCGTTCTACATTTACGATCAGATTAGCCAGGCACAGGCGAAGACGGGAGATCTGAATAAGTGTATTTCGACCTATGAGACCAGAGCAGATCAGGTTGCGTATTCTGCGGGGTTGCTGGTGCGATTGGGGGTGGCACATGCGGTGGCGGGAGATATGGACGCGGCAAAGGCGTTGTACGATCAGGTGATTGGGGGGGCGGAAGATCCGCGCGAGTTGTATCTCCAGTTGTCGGTTCTCTATGGTCGGGCGGGGCGGAAAGCGGAGGCAGAGGCAATGGCGGCAAAAGCATCCGCAGATGTACGCAGATAA